A portion of the Nitratidesulfovibrio termitidis HI1 genome contains these proteins:
- a CDS encoding protein phosphatase CheZ: MVTQEELLDNVMERVTNNLVVNIRDVLAATIERELTTNLTRALVESEFYRRISDDMRGGLQTIYREISTAAKPGSQEAPEGVQPVEREDADRLFNEASRQLDEILVTTQEATESIMDVVEVQIERQKEAAVLIEAVRAGAGVERALERMVQINAELGEGLVEILTTLGFQDLTGQRIKKIIAALRTIESTVVELYLSTGLLIRAREEAPEKDISQIEAETRQVVSELKGPQRGATQENVDDLLAQLGL, translated from the coding sequence ATGGTCACGCAGGAAGAACTGCTCGACAACGTGATGGAACGCGTGACGAACAACCTCGTCGTCAACATCCGCGACGTGCTTGCCGCCACCATCGAGCGGGAACTCACCACCAATCTCACCCGAGCCCTGGTGGAAAGCGAATTTTACCGCCGCATCAGCGACGACATGCGCGGGGGCCTGCAAACCATCTACCGAGAGATATCCACCGCCGCCAAGCCCGGCTCGCAGGAAGCCCCGGAAGGGGTGCAGCCGGTGGAGCGCGAAGACGCCGACCGTCTGTTCAACGAAGCCTCGCGCCAACTGGACGAAATCCTGGTCACCACGCAAGAGGCCACCGAATCGATCATGGACGTGGTCGAGGTGCAGATCGAACGCCAGAAGGAAGCGGCCGTGCTGATCGAGGCCGTGCGCGCCGGAGCGGGCGTGGAGCGGGCCCTTGAGCGCATGGTGCAGATCAACGCCGAACTGGGCGAGGGGCTTGTGGAAATCCTGACCACCCTCGGCTTTCAGGATCTGACCGGCCAGCGCATCAAGAAGATCATCGCGGCCCTGCGCACCATCGAAAGCACCGTCGTGGAGCTCTACCTGTCCACCGGCCTGCTGATCCGCGCGCGCGAGGAAGCCCCGGAAAAGGACATCTCGCAGATCGAGGCGGAAACCCGCCAGGTGGTTTCCGAACTGAAGGGACCGCAGCGCGGTGCCACGCAGGAAAACGTGGACGACCTGCTGGCCCAGCTCGGCCTGTAG